One Acidobacteriota bacterium DNA segment encodes these proteins:
- a CDS encoding long-chain fatty acid--CoA ligase translates to MIHADLLRERARLTPSRLALVEVASGLRLTYAELDARASAAAHVLAGALGLGKGDRLALLAANSVEFVEIFFAAARTGVVLVPLNTRNTPYEIDDILQNATPRVLIADAAGLAGSPGGLEGPVSQKRTVTLEDYARLRDAAIGHPFVAVSCDGEDLLALLYTSGTTGRPKGVRIPHRMVAWNAFNTVIGWQLRDDDVAPVFTPLYHAGGLGVFLTPMFAVGGTVVLHRAFDAGEVWDAIVREGATVVFGVPTIFQMLMNAPAFATADLGRVRWCISGGAPLPQYLIDAYQRRGVTFKQGYGLTEVGVNCFAMTTEDSIHKKGSIGKPLMFTEARLVDGQGNAVAPGEIGELLLRGPHVTQGYWNDAAATADALDADGWFHTGDSARSDAEGFFYIAGRKKDMFISGGVNVYPAEIEAVLLLHPDVQDAAVVGVPHETWGEAGVAFVVARPGTAPSAEALTAHLRERLSRYKLPREFRFIDALPRTAYGKVVKTELQKRL, encoded by the coding sequence ATGATCCACGCCGATCTGCTCCGGGAGCGCGCGAGGCTGACGCCGTCCAGGCTCGCGCTCGTCGAGGTGGCGAGCGGTCTCCGCTTGACGTACGCGGAGCTGGACGCGCGGGCGTCGGCCGCCGCGCACGTGCTGGCCGGCGCGCTCGGCCTCGGCAAGGGAGACCGCCTCGCGCTGCTGGCGGCCAACTCGGTGGAGTTTGTCGAGATCTTCTTCGCCGCCGCGCGCACGGGCGTCGTGCTCGTGCCGCTCAACACGCGCAACACCCCGTACGAGATCGACGACATCCTCCAGAACGCCACCCCGCGCGTCCTGATAGCCGATGCGGCGGGCCTCGCAGGCTCGCCCGGCGGACTCGAAGGGCCCGTTTCACAGAAACGGACCGTCACGCTCGAAGACTACGCGCGGCTGCGCGATGCTGCCATCGGGCATCCGTTCGTCGCGGTGTCCTGCGACGGCGAGGACCTCCTCGCGCTCTTGTACACGAGCGGCACCACCGGCCGGCCGAAAGGCGTCCGCATTCCACACCGGATGGTGGCGTGGAACGCGTTCAACACGGTGATCGGCTGGCAGCTTCGCGACGATGACGTGGCGCCGGTGTTCACGCCGCTCTACCATGCCGGCGGCCTGGGCGTGTTCCTGACGCCCATGTTCGCGGTCGGCGGCACGGTGGTTCTGCATCGCGCCTTCGATGCGGGCGAAGTCTGGGACGCCATCGTGCGCGAGGGGGCGACGGTGGTGTTCGGCGTTCCCACGATCTTCCAGATGCTCATGAACGCGCCGGCGTTTGCCACGGCGGACCTGGGGCGCGTGCGCTGGTGCATCAGCGGCGGAGCGCCGCTGCCGCAGTACCTCATCGACGCCTACCAGCGGCGCGGCGTCACGTTCAAGCAGGGTTACGGCCTCACCGAAGTGGGGGTCAACTGCTTCGCGATGACCACGGAGGACTCGATCCACAAGAAGGGCTCGATCGGCAAGCCGCTCATGTTCACCGAAGCGCGGCTCGTCGATGGCCAGGGCAACGCGGTCGCTCCCGGCGAGATCGGGGAGCTGCTCTTGCGCGGGCCGCACGTCACCCAGGGATACTGGAACGACGCGGCGGCCACCGCCGACGCGCTCGACGCGGACGGCTGGTTTCACACGGGGGACTCCGCCCGGTCCGACGCCGAAGGGTTCTTCTACATCGCCGGGCGCAAGAAGGACATGTTCATCAGCGGGGGAGTCAACGTCTATCCCGCCGAGATCGAGGCGGTGCTGCTGTTGCACCCCGACGTACAGGATGCCGCCGTCGTCGGCGTGCCGCACGAGACCTGGGGCGAAGCGGGCGTGGCGTTCGTCGTCGCGCGCCCAGGCACCGCGCCGTCCGCCGAGGCCCTCACGGCGCACCTGCGGGAGCGCCTCTCGCGCTACAAGCTCCCGCGCGAGTTCCGTTTCATCGATGCCCTC